In Bufo gargarizans isolate SCDJY-AF-19 chromosome 6, ASM1485885v1, whole genome shotgun sequence, a single genomic region encodes these proteins:
- the LOC122942235 gene encoding trypsin-like yields the protein MAPCIFSAAFEDDDKIVGGYTCSAYSVPYAVSLNSGYHFCGGTLITSLWVISAAHCYKASMQVRLGEHNIFSSEGTEQFINSARVIRHGSYNSRTLDNDIMLIKLASPATLNSYVKTVGLPGGCAASGTSCLISGWGNTLSSGTNMPSLLQCLNAPILTAAQCSSAYPGEITTNMICVGYMEGGQDSCQGDSGGPVVCNGQLQGIVSWGYGCALRNYPGVYTKVCNYNSWISSTMAAN from the exons ATGGCTCCTTGTATTTTCTCAGCTGCTTTTGAGGATGATGATAAGATCGTAGGAGGTTACACCTGCTCTGCTTACTCCGTCCCCTACGCAGTATCTCTGAACTCCGGCTACCACTTCTGTGGAGGTACTTTGATCACCAGCCTCTGGGTGATCTCTGCTGCCCATTGCTACAAGGC GAGCATGCAGGTCAGACTGGGAGAACACAACATCTTTTCCAGTGAAGGCACCGAACAGTTCATCAACTCCGCCAGAGTCATCAGACATGGAAGCTACAACTCCAGAACCCTGGACAACGACATCATGTTGATCAAGTTGGCCTCTCCCGCCACCCTCAACTCTTACGTCAAGACTGTTGGTCTGCCCGGTGGCTGCGCCGCTTCTGGAACCAGCTGTCTGATCTCTGGATGGGGCAACACCCTCAGCAGTGGAA CAAACATGCCCAGCCTCCTGCAGTGCCTGAACGCCCCCATCCTGACTGCCGCCCAGTGTAGCAGCGCCTACCCAGGAGAGATCACCACCAACATGATCTGTGTTGGATACATGGAAGGAGGCCAGGATTCCTGCCAG GGTGACTCTGGTGGACCCGTGGTTTGCAATGGACAGCTCCAAGGTATTGTTTCTTGGGGATATGGCTGTGCCCTCAGGAACTATCCTGGTGTCTACACCAAGGTCTGCAACTACAACTCCTGGATCTCCAGCACCATGGCTGCCAACTAA